One Frankia alni ACN14a DNA window includes the following coding sequences:
- a CDS encoding DUF4333 domain-containing protein encodes MSSPGPDAAFGEVGREIASEVTAWALAVTPLVGLVAELVIAALFADLGVSTSVLLGLLVGWACGLPLAIADYRALRRLGEDPAHWAVALVAPWAYLCARAIRRRPAPWTTWAALGLCATLTLLTILVSTPLTRSVLTANAVFDQGRVQREIAAQVKSQSGVTVKVSCPKDPPLSAGSTFRCLVRGGGGAGFATVTMEDGSGSYTWVIP; translated from the coding sequence GTGTCGTCGCCCGGGCCAGATGCCGCGTTCGGGGAGGTCGGCCGGGAGATCGCGAGTGAGGTGACGGCCTGGGCGCTTGCCGTGACGCCGCTGGTCGGGCTGGTCGCCGAACTGGTCATCGCGGCGTTATTCGCAGACCTCGGCGTCTCGACGTCGGTCCTGCTGGGGCTCCTCGTCGGGTGGGCCTGCGGCCTTCCGCTCGCGATCGCCGACTACCGGGCGCTGCGTCGACTCGGCGAGGATCCGGCCCACTGGGCGGTGGCGCTCGTCGCGCCCTGGGCGTACCTGTGCGCGCGGGCCATCCGGCGGCGGCCGGCGCCGTGGACGACCTGGGCCGCTCTCGGCCTGTGCGCGACGCTGACGCTCCTGACCATCCTCGTCAGCACGCCGCTGACCAGGAGCGTGCTGACGGCGAACGCCGTGTTCGATCAGGGTCGGGTGCAGCGGGAGATCGCAGCCCAGGTCAAGAGCCAGAGCGGCGTCACCGTGAAGGTCTCCTGCCCCAAGGACCCGCCGCTGTCGGCCGGCTCCACGTTCCGGTGCCTGGTCAGGGGCGGGGGCGGTGCCGGCTTCGCGACCGTCACGATGGAGGACGGCAGCGGCAGCTACACCTGGGTGATCCCCTGA
- a CDS encoding ankyrin repeat domain-containing protein has product MESQPFYAAPETAQECTEWFGYRRDAVSVEVAAVRERITDAARDGDWEPLFRELDAASYQNWVNSTRLDGHREFAPLHQAAWHGASSGIVAGLLSRGAWRTLRTTRGERPIDIAAARGHSHLADVLRPVVRHPLSVEVVVALERRLHPLLAEVSMGLTEQQRMRLPQVAVLTEISEGRLWFPVPGMYGGADIRLEAAEGALIVESWCRVVEGSGCRHRVTPDGTVLLAEGFV; this is encoded by the coding sequence ATGGAATCACAGCCGTTCTACGCTGCCCCGGAGACTGCTCAAGAATGCACCGAGTGGTTCGGTTACCGGCGCGACGCCGTCTCCGTCGAGGTTGCCGCGGTCAGGGAGCGGATCACCGATGCCGCCCGGGACGGCGACTGGGAGCCACTTTTTCGCGAGCTCGACGCCGCCAGTTATCAGAACTGGGTGAATTCCACGCGACTCGACGGGCATCGCGAATTTGCGCCGTTGCATCAGGCGGCCTGGCACGGTGCGTCATCAGGCATCGTGGCAGGGCTGCTGTCCCGCGGTGCCTGGCGCACGCTGCGGACCACACGGGGCGAGCGCCCCATCGACATCGCCGCCGCCCGCGGCCACAGCCACTTGGCCGACGTTCTACGCCCCGTTGTCCGGCACCCGCTTTCGGTCGAGGTCGTGGTCGCGCTCGAACGCCGGCTGCACCCGCTGCTGGCGGAGGTGAGTATGGGCCTGACGGAGCAGCAGCGGATGCGCCTTCCGCAGGTGGCTGTGCTGACCGAGATCTCGGAAGGTCGGCTCTGGTTTCCCGTTCCAGGCATGTACGGCGGCGCGGACATTCGCCTGGAGGCAGCGGAGGGGGCGCTGATCGTGGAAAGCTGGTGCCGGGTCGTCGAGGGTTCCGGCTGCCGGCACCGTGTCACTCCCGATGGCACCGTCCTCCTGGCGGAAGGTTTCGTCTGA